The Euleptes europaea isolate rEulEur1 chromosome 9, rEulEur1.hap1, whole genome shotgun sequence nucleotide sequence ATGCCCGTGGGTGAAGTGAGCCAATAAATACCCAGAAATGCCTCTTCTCACCACAGTTCCTCCTGCTACTACAGAACTGGAAGCAAGAGATCCTTCACAGAAGCAAAAATGATCAAGAAGGTCTTCCTTGCAACTCTGCTCCTTCTGCTGTGTGCAGCTACTATACAAGGTAGCaccatcttattttattttatgctcaTACACATGaatgccttatattgaatcagaccatcagtccatcaaggtcagtgttgtctactcaggctggcagcggctctccagggtctcaggcagaggtctttcacatcacctgcttaagTAACAcaatttttctgcattgtttaatgtatCAATATATTTAATAGTCACCATGGGATTCATCATATTAATGTATCAATATATTTAATAGTCACCATGGGATTCATCTGTGGATgaatctgtggatacctaaagcTGCAGATCAGGGCCATGCAAACATGAAtgagatatttctgcaaacctgggggtcccatcccccaggtttgcaggaaaaaaatcttaaaactAAAAAGGGGAGGGGTTAAAGCCTCCGGAGAGAGAAAGGCACGCAAGTAGGGGGAAGGCAGGGGAGAAACAGTAGAAGCCCTTGCCCTCTGCCCCCTTAGCTGCTCATGGTGCGAAACAGAAGGCAGGCAGGGAAAGGAGGAGCAGGAACCACTGCTGCCCCCCAGTGGCAGAGGCAGCAGTGCTGGGTGgatgtggggaaaggaggggcagGAGTCCCTGCTGCCCCCTCTGCCATTAAAGTGGCAGCGCTGAAGGCAGGATGGTGGGCGAGGAGAAGCTGCTGCAGTGCCCCAACCGCAGGGTCCTGGTGAGAGAGAAGCCATTACCCCACATACCACTTGAGGCAGCCAGGTAGAGGTGATTCAAGTGGACAGGCTGGCCGGCAGTTGGCTAACTCCTTCAACCTAGTTGGGGGAGAGGTTCCCCCACAGGTTTTGTGGGCCCCCACTTGTCATGTCTAATACTTAtggtttgtttcagatttctggccCTATGACATTGCTTATTAGACATCCCATCCTAtcgattgcattgacttacactgtgcaaTCTGTACGACAGTGTAAACttacactgagagccagcatggtgtagtggttaagatcggtggttaggagcggtggactctaatctggagaaccgggtttgatttccccactcctccacatgagctgtggaggctaatctggtgaaccgggttggtttccccactcctgcacacaaagccagctgggtgaccttgggatagtcacagttctctctgaactctctcagcctcacctacctcacaaggtgtctgttgtcgagagaggaagggaaggcgattgtaagccggcttgattcttaagtggtagagatagtcagcatgtaaaaaccaacttttcttcctcgTCTAATCCACCTCAACTCtccgtgagaaaggcagactgtaagaaacgcaaataaataaaataaaatactttcattatagtctgcctttcttgttgagactcaaggcagatataTAGCAGGGCAAACActcttgaaataaataaatgcactacAACATTTACTGGGGCAAGCAAATAGCAGAATAGAAGTGGGGTTTCGCCACTGTCCCAGGTGCTTAACTCAAAAAACATGCTGCTTGTTGcaggaatgccaacctccaggaaagggTACTGTCTCTGCCGAGGGAAAGACATTGCCTCTGTCCAGATCCACCGCATCCTTCAAGTGGAATACCACCGGCCAAGTGCCAGCTGTGATCGGGAGGAGCTGATGTAAGCATTCAGGGCACACAGCcatagtggtcccttccaactctatgattctatgactttatggCTTTTATGCTTCTATGATGCTTCCATAACTTCACCTGGCCTCTCCTTCCTGCTGCTAGCcttcttccccccatccccagatCCTTGCCGCTTCTTCTTATTGCACCTCTTCACActtggccagtgtggtgcagtggttaagagcggtggagtctgatctggaaaaccgggtttgattccccactcctccatatgagcggcggaggctaatctggggaactggatttatttccccactcttccacatgaagccagctgggtgaccttgggccagtcacagctctcttagagctctctcagccccacctacctcccagagtgtctgttgtggggaggggaaggtgattgtaagccggtttgattctgccttaagtcggcatataaaaaccaattcttcttcttcttctgcttctcctcctcttcctccttcttctcctgcttctcctcctcctcctccttctcctcctcttttccttcttcttcttcttctcctcctccttcttcttctccttctcctcctcctcctccttcttctctgttTTTAATCGACAGTAGTAGAGTTACCAGGAACCAAAAGATCACCCAGGGCTGGCAGTGATGGCTCCACgtttttggagaggagaggggggtcaGCTTAGGTAGTTCCCATAGCAAGAAAGAGGCGGGCCATACCAATTAAAACCTCTTCCATGCCTTTCACCTTCTTGGTTGCACTCTCAGTTGGCTtaactcccagtttcttggcttcTTAACtatcatttccccctcttcctttacACACAACATCCAGAAGTTATTAGCTCTCTGTTTTTTGTCAAGTTTTCCCTGCAATTTTTCAGACCTCCTTTGAGGAAAATACAGGGAACCTTTTGTTCGGCTGCAATTTGCAAACAATCTTTTAAGAAAATTGTCTACAGGGTGGGTTGGTGCAAACAAATAACTCAagttaagccagtgtggtgtagtggttaagagtggtggactctaatctggtgaaccgggttggtttccccactcctccacatgaagccagctgggtgaccttgggctagtcccagctctcttagagctctctcagccccacctacctcacaaggtgtctgctgtggggagaggaagggaaggagattgtaaaccggtgtgattctccttaaaaggtggagaaagttggcatgtaaaaaccaactcttcttcttttctacacCTTGTGCTTTTCCAACCTAGCTGCAGATTCTAAGTAGATGCAACCTCAAATGGGTTTCAGAAAAGTGGGGATATGATCACTTTTCATTTCCAGCTGGTGAAGTGGGCTCTGGGTTACGAAAGCTTATGGAACTATCAATTTGTTGGTCCTTCTGTAATTTGTTTGTATCCCTATTTTATCTCTCAAAAGACCTTGGTGGcggcaagtgctgtcaagtctcagccaacctatggcaacccggtaggattttcaaggcaagagacagaacaGAGGGgctttgcccttgcctgcctctgcgtagcaaccctggacctcctcggtggtctcccacccaagtactaaccagggctgaccctgcttagctcccaagatctgatgagatcaggcaagcctgggcatTAAAGGGTAATGGTGGTgctggaaagtgtcatcaagtcgcagctgacttatggcaaccccataaggcttccaaggcaagagacaaacagaggtagattgcccttgcctgcctctgcgtagcaaccctggacttcctctgtggtctcccataGGGCCGAACCCTGCTCAGCTGGCAAtattgggctagccagggccatcaagGTTGAAACTTAAATATTTTACAAATCCAAAAACACAAGCAACAGTTCCAATAAGACAAAAACAGCTCCTTTACTCTGCATCCATATCTTTAAGCCAGATATTTCAAATCAGAAATATTCCCCTATTCAGATTATAAACAGCTCACCGATACATTTTGGCCTTGCATGAATTCCTAAATAAATGTTGAATACTAGCGGTAAATATAGAGCAATCCTGCTTCAACTTATGCGGACGCTTTTCCAATTACCTTACAGAGTCACGTTCAAAGACAACAGGACAAAAAGATGTTTGAATGTTAACTTGGAACAAGGCAGGAGAATAAAAGAGGTGAGCAAATCCTATGAAGTGCTGGTATGAAAAGGTATCAGCTGGGGGGCAAAGGCCTGGGTCCCCTCCCAGTAGGATACCCAGGTCCCCACGTCCACCGATGGGggatagggggtagggttgccaggtccaggttgagaaactcgtggagatttggggttggagccttcggaggacagggacctcagtggggtacaatgccacagagtccaccctccaaagtatccattttctccagggaaactgatctctgtagtcgggagatgacctgtaattccccaggtcccacctggaggctggcatccctacctcccaAACCTTAACCCCATTCACAACAAACAAGCATAGCATAGATGCAGAAAACCAATCACAAACCAGGTTATTTTTGCTTCCCTGACAGGCAGttatgaagaaaaagaaacaaagatcACCGGACAGGGAATAGGAGAAGAGTGTGGAAAAAATGGTCAATTCCCAGCCAACACCACCATCATCGTTTGCGATACAGGAAAGAACATTTGGCAAAGATTATTTATGATACCTTCATGTGCAGCTAAGAAACTGTACACCTGGGCAACGTGTGTGTCGGAAAGGAGAAGAATAAAAGCGCCTTCTTCTTCAGTGCTTTGGTTGAACTTGCCCAGGTTGTACAATCACAGGGGGAGATTTGTACAGACATAACAGGGTTTGCTCTCCTCGCCCCGACCTTTTAAAGCAAGGTTTCTTAAATAATGGTGCATTGGTAGGGAAAGGGTGAAGCCTTGCTCATATTTTGAAGTTGTTTTTGTTTGAAAGGGGTGTTTCCACAGCCCAGCAGAGAAGTGCATATCCATGGATTAATTaagacaataaaaataaaaaagcaaatcaTACCTCTAAAAGCATGGTCATGTGTCTCTCATCACTGATGGCATAGGCACTAGCCAATAGGTGCTTGTGATGGTTTCATGAAGCAATAGCTGAAAGGAGAAAACGAGGTTTAATAAGTAATGATgaaaatattagggttgccagctccaggctgggaaattccaggagattttggggagggctgagtttggggaagggagaacaattggcagggatgtgatgccatagactccaccctccaaagtagccatttcctccaagggaactgatctctgtagtttggaggtcacttgtaattccaggagaactccaggtcccacctggaggttggcaaccctaattgccgaGGATGCCAAAGCAAGTTCCAGGGTGCACACTCAGTTCCCACAGGTCCACTGGCCAGGGCTGTTGGAGGCCCCTGTCCTTCTGCATGAATCAGGACACACTTCACATTTCCCCTCCACTGTAGATTTTCAGGAGACAAGTGATTACATATGGAGTCTGACCTGTCTTTCAGGGGGGAAATTCTATCTTTACTGGATTTCTCATTGAGGAACCCCCAATAATCTTCTCGAGGACCCCGACAATAAAATTCAAATCCTGCTGGTATGGTTGTGTAAcggccctatatggtttgggaccaacatacctgaaggaccacctactctctTATGAACTTACCTGATCATGGTGGTCATCCTCAGGGGCTCTGCTTCGTGCACTtctaccttctgagattaggcaggtggcaaaccAAGACAGGGCCTTCTAAGTTGTGGCACCCAACTCGAGAAGgagggaggctgtggctcagtggtagagcgtctgcttggcatgcagaaggtcccaggttcaatccccggcacctccagttaaagggactaagcaagaaggtgatgtgaaagacctccgcctgagaccctggagagccgctgccagtctgagtagacaatattgactctgatggaccaagggtctgattcagtataaggcagcttcttgtgttcatgtgagaactcTCTCAGGAAGATTCACCTCTCCCCTTCTGTTGCAGTCTTCTTCCAGCGAGTGAACAGTTCCTTGTTTCACCTGGTGGTCCTTCAGTGATTCCTCCTCTTTCCCAATGTTTAAACtgttatttgtttcttttgtacTTTTATtaaattctgattttaatttgttttaatgatgtgtttgtgtgttggttTAAACAGCTTTTAAGATAAGGTTTTCATTTGCATGCTTCAATATCTTGGCCACCTTGGTGGTCCTATGAGGGCTAAAAAGACAGGGTAAAAATCTTGTTAGTGAATAACTAAAGAATGACACGCAATTTTGGTTAGTACATTCAACAATTAAGCCAAAGCCCTTTCCTTTTGGTTTTTGGTGGCTCTCCCAAGCTAGACTTCTTTGTTACATATTTAAAGAACGAACAAGGAACACAACTAATAAGAAAACAGCTGTCACATAAAACCATATATTCTTTGTTGGCAAAGGAAGTTAATGGAT carries:
- the LOC130482904 gene encoding C-X-C motif chemokine 11-like, coding for MIKKVFLATLLLLLCAATIQGMPTSRKGYCLCRGKDIASVQIHRILQVEYHRPSASCDREELIVTFKDNRTKRCLNVNLEQGRRIKEAVMKKKKQRSPDRE